The genomic segment CCCTGGCCCTGCCCAAGCCCCGGCTGGAACGCGAGATCGTCTGTTCGCCGCGCGGCTGCGGCTGGGCCGAACACGACCGCCCGGAGATCCCCATGATCCCGGTGAGCGCCCGCCAGGGCAACTTCGAGCTGGTGGAGCTGGGCCTGGACCAGGAGATGGCCGTCACCGAGTCTCGCCGCTGCCTGCGCTGCGACGTGTGCATAGGCTGCGGCCTGTGCCAGCTGGTCTGCTCCGAGGCCGGTGGCGACGCCCTGCGCTTCAAGGAGGTGGGTGGCCGCCTGGTCTTCGAGGACTTCGACCGGCCCACGGACAAGTGCGTGGGCTGCGGGGCCTGCACGCGCATCTGCCCCACCGGAGCCATGAGCCTGGTGCTTGGCAAGGGCGAGACGGCCATCGCCTTCACTGGCCACTCCATTAGCGAGCACGCCACGCCCAGCTGCCCCGAGTGCGGCGCGCCCCTGCCCGCCGGGGAATACCTGGAGCACCTGCGCCAGCGCCTGGGCGGCCAGGCCGACAGCGCCCGTCTGACCCTGGAGCTGTGCCCCGAATGCGCACACAAGAAGCGCGGCGCCAGCTTCGTGGCCTCCTTGCTGCGCTGAACGCGGCCTTCGCGCATGGACGAAACAGCCCCGGCGAGCGACGCTCGCCGGGGCTTTTGCGTGCAGCAGGCCAAGGACCGCCCCGGTCAGCGGCCCGTGGCCACCAGGGATACGAAGTTGGAGAGCGCGGCAGGCATGGGAACGCTGGAGCACTTGCCCCAAAGGGTGAACCACGTGCGGGCGTGCACGATGCGCAGGTGCTGCCCGATGATCCGCTTCCACTCTTCCAGCGGCCGGTAGAAATGGTATTTGTCGCGGCAGAAGGGCGGATCGCGGAACGGAAAGCGCAGGAAGACGATCCCGCCGGGGGAGAGGAAGGACGCCAGCCGCGCCAGCACCGGCGCCGGGTCCTCGAAGTGCTCGATGACGTTGAACATGGTCACCACGTCGAAGGTCCCCGGGTAGGGAACGTCCTGGGCCGCGAAATCCCGGACCTCGAAGCGGATGCTGCCGCCATGCTCGGCGCGGGCGCGCTCCACGGCGTCGGGGGAGACGTCCAGTCCGTAGCGCTCGTAGGCGTCGCCCGCCGCGGCCAGGAAGTGGCCGAAGGCGCAACCGATGTCCAGGAGCCGTCCGCGCGGCTTGAACCGGGCCAGGGTGGCCAGCTCATCGCGCCAGAAGAACGGATGGCGCAGGATGTCGTAGCTCAGCACATAGCCCGAATTTTTGCCCCGATAGTAGTCTTTGTCGTACATGATTGCCCCGTCAGGCGTTGTCCCTGTCCTCGCCGAACACCAGCAGGCGTTGCACGGCGAAGCTTGTGAAGAAGCCGAACAGCTCGGCCAGGGGTTTCACCAGGGCCGGGCTCAGGCCGTAATAGCCGGTGAAGAGCACCATGAGGCTCGTGGTGACCAGCAGCACGACGCCCGCCGTCACGAGGTACGCAACGTATTCGCGCATGAAAGGCCGGTCGCTCTTGAATACGTAGTACTTGTTCAGCACGAAGTTGCCCAGCGACGTGAAGGCGCGCAGCACCACGTGGAGCACCACCGGATCGGGTCGGAACACGGCAAGAAGGATCACGTAGAGCAGATAGTCTCCAAGGAAGGACACCAGCGAAACGGAGAGAAAGCGCGTGAAGACGAAGTAGACCTTGAACGAGTCCAACAGCGGATTGAAATGGGATGACGCGTTGCCTTCAAGGTAGACGGTGCTGATGGGGGTCTCCACCAATTCGATCTTGCCTTCCACGGCGCGCACAAGCATCTCCAGCTCGAAATCGTAGCGTGTGGCGGCGATGCGCAGAAGCGGCGCCAGCAACGCGCGCGGTATGCCGCGCAGGCCCGTCTGGGTGTCCGAGACGCTCCGGCCCGTGAGGAAGGCGAAGATGCGCCGTGTGCACTCGTTGCCGAAGCGGCTGCGCAGGGGAACGTCGCCCGAGAACGCGCGGACCCCCAGCACAAGGGCGTCGGGGTGCTCAAGGAGCGAGCGCCCCACGGCCAGTGCGTCCGCCGTCAGGTGCTGGCCGTCGGCGTCCAGGGTGACCACACCCGCGCAATGGGGGTGGTTGCAGAGCACGTGGTTGAAGCCCGTCTTGAGGGCCGCGCCCTTCCCAAGGTTCACCGCGTGGCGCAGGAGCGTAACGCCGGGCAGGGCCGCCAGGGCGTCAAAGATGGCGGAGCTCTCCGGCCCGCTGCCGTCGTCCACCGCCACCACCTCGCCGAAGAGTCCGGAAGCCGCCAGCTCGGAAGCGATGCGCACCACCTCGGGGCTGGGCTTGTAGGCGGGTATCAGAGCGATCAGTTGAGGCATGGAGTTCTCCGTGCGTCCGGCGTGGCGGTCACGGCGCGGCGAGGCGTGCGGGGACGCTTTCCCGACGGTAGACCCCGAAGGGCGTGTGCAGCCCGAAGAGGTGGTAGTCGCAGACGCGTGTAAAGGTGTTCCCCGCGTTGTCGCGCAGCTCCTGGGCCTTGGCGGCCTCGGCCCATCCCTGGTGCTGCGGGAAATAGGCGGTGCTCTCCGGAACGAGCAGGAAATCGAGCGCCGCGTTGCGCGTGCCCTGCCGGAATGCTTCGTAGGAGGCGGGCAGCAACACGGCCCGCGCGCCCAGGATGGCGGAAGCGCGAAACGCCTCCTGGAGCGACGGACACCCCACCACGGCCCCGGCCGGCACGGCCAGCGGTCCGGCGGAGCAGGCCATGTCGGACTGGCGGAACTTGCGGGCCACGTCGGCAGGGGGATAGGGCAGCACAGCCAGGGCCAGCAGCCCCGCCACAGCCAGCCAGGCGCCCCCCGCCAACCAGGGCGCGGCGGCGCGGCCGGGCGACCCCTGCGGGCCGAAGGCCATGTCGCGCGCGGCCAGGAGCGCGGCCAGCAGTGCGAAGGGCATGCCGTAGATGAAATAGCGCGGCGCCTGCCCGTCCGTCATGCTGAGCGACATGACGAACCACCCGAAGAAGGCCATGCCCGCCACGCAGAGCGCGAAGCGGGACAGCCTGCGCGTGGCGTCCAGGAGCCTGCGCGAGAAGAGCGCCGCGCCCAGGAAGGCCGCCACCACGGCCAGCCCGTGGAGCATGGGCTCGTTCCAGACCATGGCGATGGTGCGCGGCAGGGCGGTCTTGGCCAGAGCCACGTCGATGGACGCGAAAAACGTCCGTGCATAGAATCCTGTGCTGGAACCCTTGGGTTCCAGCTGGAAAAACAGTCCGAAGAGGGCGTTCTCCAGGAGCATGACGGCCGCGAACACGCCAAGATAGAGCGCCACGGAGCGTTTGGACGCCCGCGCGTCCAGCAGCGGCACGAAGGGCAGCACCTGGATGGCCTGGGCGCGGAAGAGAAACCCGACGCCCATGGCCGGACCGGCCCACGCCACCCCCCTGCGCACGGCCAGAAAGGCAGCCGCGCAGACCATGGCCATGAGGTATGGGTCCGAGAGGGGGCGCACCATGGTGAGCCCGTAAAGCCGGAAAGGCCAGGCCAGGTTAAGCGTGGCCAGCACCAGCGCCGAGGCCGTCGGCCCGCAGTGCAGGCGCGCCAGCAACCAGAAGAGGCCGTTGGCCGCCAGGAGCACGGCGCAGGACAGCAGGGCCATGGACGAGGGCTGCCGGTCCGGGGCCAGGGTGACGGAATAGAGCCCCAGCGTGAGCTGAAAGAGCTTGTTGGGGTAGCCCGTGAACCTGCCCGCGCTGCCCGGCCGGTCCAGATCCTCCACGGCCACGGGCATGTCGGGCTCCGCGCCCTGGAGCACGAAGGCCATGCCCCCGGCCATGTAGGAGCTGAAGTCCTGGTAGTCGTGCACGCCGTGGATGCCCAGGGCCATCCAGGCCCCCGCCGCGCTAAGGGCCAGGACCAGGAGCGCCTCGGACAGGAGGCCCAGGGTCCGGCGTCCCAGTGAACGTGCGTCGTGGTGGAGCATTGCGGTCATCCCGTCATCCTCCTCCGAGGGAGAGCGCGTGGTCGCGGCGCAAGGGGGGCGAGAGCTTCACGGCCGGATCAGCCCAGGTAGGCCTTGCGCACTCGCTGGTCGCCCGCGAGTTCCTTGGCGTCGCCGTGGGCCACGATGGAACCTGCCTCCAGCACGTAGGCGCGGTGCGCGGTCTTCATGGCCAGGTGGGCGTTCTGCTCCACCAGGAGGATGGTCACGCCCTGGGCGTTGAGGCCCTGGATGATCTCGAAGATCTCGCGCACGATGATGGGCGCGAGCCCCAGGCTGGGCTCGTCCATGAGCAGGAGCTTCGGCCGCGACATCATGGCCCTGGCGATGGCCAGCATCTGCTGCTCGCCGCCCGAGAGGGTCCCCGCAAGCTGGGAGGCGCGTTCGCGCAGGCGCGGGAAAAGCTGGAAGGCCTTTTCCAGGTCCTCCTGAACGGCGTCCTTGTCCGTGCGCACGTAGGCCCCGAGGATCAGGTTGTCGCGCACGCTCTGGCGGGCCAGCACCTGCCTGCCCTCCGGGCAGTGGCTCATGCCCAGGCGCACCAGGCGGTCGGGCGTGAGCCCGGCGAGGTCGCGCCCCTCGAAGCGCACAACGCCCGAGCGGGGTGAGATCATGCGCGAGACCGCGCGCAGGATGGTGGTCTTGCCCGCCCCGTTGGCTCCGATGAGCGTGACGATCTCGCCCTGCTCCACGCGCAGGGAGGCCCCGCGCACGGCCTGCACCGCGCCGTAGCAGAGGGTGACGTCGTCGAGTTCAAGCATCGTCGGACTCCCCCAGGTAGGCCTCGATCACGGCCGGGTCGGCCTGCACGGCGTCGGGCGCGCCCACCGCGATGAGCTCCCCGAAGTTGAGCACCGCCACCGACCGGCACAGCCCCATCACCATGGGCACGTTGTGCTCGATGAAGAGCACCGTGAGCCCGAAGCGGTCGCGGATGTCCAGGATGAAGCGGGAGAGGTCCTGCTTTTCGGAAGGGTTCAGCCCGGCGGCGGGCTCGTCCAGGAGCAAAAGCTTGGGCGAGAGGGCCAGGGCGCGGGCGATCTCCAGGCGGCGGCGCTCCCCGTAGGAGAGGCTGCCCGCCTGGGCGTCCATGCGCCCGGCGAGGCCCGCGTACGCCACCAGCTCGCGGGCGCGCTCAAGGGCCCTGGCCTCGTGGGCGCGTGAGCCGCGCGAGCCGAAGAGGCCGCCCCAGAAGGAGGCGTCGGACGTGGCGTGCAGGGGCACGCGCACGTTGTCGAGCACCGAAAGCCCCGCGAAGAGCCGGATGTTCTGGAAGGTGCGCGCCATGCCCAGGCGCGCCACCTGGGCCGGGTCGGCCCCGGTGATGTCCCGGCCCTGGAAGCGCACGGTCCCGGCGCTGGGCCTGGTGAGCCCGGTGAGCATGTTGAAGAGGGTGGTCTTGCCCGCCCCGTTGGGGCCGATCAGCCCGAAAATCTCACCCTCCTGCACGGTGAAGCCCACGCCCATCACGGCCATGAGTCCGCCGAAGCTCTTGGAGAGCCCCTGCACTTCCAACACGGCGCTCATTTGTCCCTCCCGGACAGAAGGCCCGCGATGCCCCGGGGCATGTAGACGCAGGCCAGCACGAGCACCACGCCGTTCAGGATCATGCGCGAATCCTTCAGGGGCCGCAGGATCTCCGGCAGGCTCACCAGCAGGGCCGCCCCCAGGAGCGCCCCCCACTTGGAGCGCGAGCCGCCGATGAGCACATAGGCCAGGCAGGCCACGGCGGCGTCGAAGGTGCCCTGGCGCACGTTCCAGGTGTTCAGGAAGGGCGCGCTCATGGCTCCGGTGACGCCCGCCAAGGCGCACCCGGTGACGAAGGCCTGCACCTTGCGGAAGGTCACGTCCACGCCCATGGCCCGGGCGGCCAGCTCGTCCTCGCGGATGGAGAAGAAGAGCCTGCCCGCGCCGGAGCGCTCCAGGCGGTGGATGAGCGCCAGCGTGAGCAGAAGCAGCGGCCCGAAGAACCAGATGTAGGCCAGGCGCGACTCGAACGGCTGCGGGATGCCGAAGATGCCCACGGCCCCGCCCGTGACGGGCATGTTCAGGGCCGCCACGCCCACCACCTGCACGAAGGCGATGGTGGCCAGGGCCAGGTAGATGCCGCGCAGGCGCAGGGCCGGATAGCCCAGGGCCACGCCCAGCGCCACCGAGAGCGCCAGGGCCGCCAGCCACTGCACGGGGTAGATCATGAAGCCCAGGGCGTCGCGCAGGGGGGCCAGCGCCGGGTGCGTGCCCATGACGGCGGCCACGTAGCCGCCCAGGGCGTAGAAGCCGATGCTGGCCAGGGAGAGCTGCCCGGCCATGAGCGGGAAATAGAGCGAAAGCCCCAGGAGGGCCTGCTGCACCACCGCGACGAAGAGAAAGCCGTAACGCGCGACGAATTCTTCCATGGCCTAGACCTTCTGCTCCACATGCGCGCCCAGGAGGCCCTGGGGCCGCACGAGCAACACGGCGAAGAGGAGCACGTAGGCCACGGCCTCCTTGTAGGAGGACATGTCCGGGGGCAGGAAGGCCTCGGCCAGGCCGATCACCAGTCCGCCCACCACCGCGCCGGGGATGGAGCCCAGGCCGCCCAGCACGATCACCGCCAGGGCCTTGAGCCCGTAGGCCACGCCGAAATACGGCCCCGCCAGCCCGAAGCTCACGCCGATGAGCGTGCCCGAGAGCCCGCCCAGCACCCCGGAGATGAAGAAGGTGCCCAGGATGAAGGTGTCCACGCCGATGCCCAGGAGCGCGGCGGTGTCCGGGTTCTCGGCCGTGGCGCGCAGGGCCTTGCCTTTCACGGTGTAGTGGATGAACCACACCAGGGCCAGGAGCATGACGAGGCTCACGCCGAAGAGAATCACCTGCACGGTGCGCACTGCCACCATCTTGCCGCCCACCTTGAAGATCATGGCCGGGGGCAGCGAG from the Fundidesulfovibrio magnetotacticus genome contains:
- a CDS encoding class I SAM-dependent methyltransferase; this encodes MYDKDYYRGKNSGYVLSYDILRHPFFWRDELATLARFKPRGRLLDIGCAFGHFLAAAGDAYERYGLDVSPDAVERARAEHGGSIRFEVRDFAAQDVPYPGTFDVVTMFNVIEHFEDPAPVLARLASFLSPGGIVFLRFPFRDPPFCRDKYHFYRPLEEWKRIIGQHLRIVHARTWFTLWGKCSSVPMPAALSNFVSLVATGR
- a CDS encoding bifunctional glycosyltransferase family 2/GtrA family protein yields the protein MPQLIALIPAYKPSPEVVRIASELAASGLFGEVVAVDDGSGPESSAIFDALAALPGVTLLRHAVNLGKGAALKTGFNHVLCNHPHCAGVVTLDADGQHLTADALAVGRSLLEHPDALVLGVRAFSGDVPLRSRFGNECTRRIFAFLTGRSVSDTQTGLRGIPRALLAPLLRIAATRYDFELEMLVRAVEGKIELVETPISTVYLEGNASSHFNPLLDSFKVYFVFTRFLSVSLVSFLGDYLLYVILLAVFRPDPVVLHVVLRAFTSLGNFVLNKYYVFKSDRPFMREYVAYLVTAGVVLLVTTSLMVLFTGYYGLSPALVKPLAELFGFFTSFAVQRLLVFGEDRDNA
- a CDS encoding ABC transporter ATP-binding protein; translated protein: MLELDDVTLCYGAVQAVRGASLRVEQGEIVTLIGANGAGKTTILRAVSRMISPRSGVVRFEGRDLAGLTPDRLVRLGMSHCPEGRQVLARQSVRDNLILGAYVRTDKDAVQEDLEKAFQLFPRLRERASQLAGTLSGGEQQMLAIARAMMSRPKLLLMDEPSLGLAPIIVREIFEIIQGLNAQGVTILLVEQNAHLAMKTAHRAYVLEAGSIVAHGDAKELAGDQRVRKAYLG
- a CDS encoding ABC transporter ATP-binding protein, which produces MSAVLEVQGLSKSFGGLMAVMGVGFTVQEGEIFGLIGPNGAGKTTLFNMLTGLTRPSAGTVRFQGRDITGADPAQVARLGMARTFQNIRLFAGLSVLDNVRVPLHATSDASFWGGLFGSRGSRAHEARALERARELVAYAGLAGRMDAQAGSLSYGERRRLEIARALALSPKLLLLDEPAAGLNPSEKQDLSRFILDIRDRFGLTVLFIEHNVPMVMGLCRSVAVLNFGELIAVGAPDAVQADPAVIEAYLGESDDA
- a CDS encoding branched-chain amino acid ABC transporter permease — translated: MEEFVARYGFLFVAVVQQALLGLSLYFPLMAGQLSLASIGFYALGGYVAAVMGTHPALAPLRDALGFMIYPVQWLAALALSVALGVALGYPALRLRGIYLALATIAFVQVVGVAALNMPVTGGAVGIFGIPQPFESRLAYIWFFGPLLLLTLALIHRLERSGAGRLFFSIREDELAARAMGVDVTFRKVQAFVTGCALAGVTGAMSAPFLNTWNVRQGTFDAAVACLAYVLIGGSRSKWGALLGAALLVSLPEILRPLKDSRMILNGVVLVLACVYMPRGIAGLLSGRDK
- a CDS encoding branched-chain amino acid ABC transporter permease, giving the protein MSLAWFLQNLLNGLSIGSVYAVFALGYTLVFSILGIINFAHGAVFTLGAYLTYVLAVGQFGLNGLLAGVALPFKLPFVPALLLGAALSGLAGMAVERLAFRPLRRRGADALLALVSSLGVALILVNLIQYLFGAEIYSFPPDVFGSLPPAMIFKVGGKMVAVRTVQVILFGVSLVMLLALVWFIHYTVKGKALRATAENPDTAALLGIGVDTFILGTFFISGVLGGLSGTLIGVSFGLAGPYFGVAYGLKALAVIVLGGLGSIPGAVVGGLVIGLAEAFLPPDMSSYKEAVAYVLLFAVLLVRPQGLLGAHVEQKV